Proteins co-encoded in one Enterobacter sp. R4-368 genomic window:
- the mnmG gene encoding tRNA uridine-5-carboxymethylaminomethyl(34) synthesis enzyme MnmG has translation MFYPDPFDVIIIGGGHAGTEAAMAAARMGQQTLLLTHNIDTLGQMSCNPAIGGIGKGHLVKEVDALGGLMAKAIDQAGIQFRILNASKGPAVRATRAQADRVLYRQAVRTALENQPNLMIFQQAVEDLIVENDRVVGAVTQMGLKFRAKAVVLTVGTFLDGKIHIGLDNYSGGRAGDPPSIPLSRRLRELPLRVSRLKTGTPPRIDARTIDFSVLAQQHGDNPMPVFSFMGNVAQHPRQVPCYVTHTNEKTHDVIRNNLDRSPMYAGVIEGIGPRYCPSIEDKVMRFADRNQHQIFLEPEGLTSNEIYPNGISTSLPFDVQMQIVRSMQGMENAKIVRPGYAIEYDFFDPRDLKPTLESKFIQGLFFAGQINGTTGYEEAAAQGLLAGLNAARFSAEKEGWAPRRDQAYLGVLVDDLCTLGTKEPYRMFTSRAEYRLMLREDNADLRLTEAGRELGLVDDERWARFNEKLETIERERQRLKSQWVSPASEHTPAVNEHLTAPLSREASGEDLLRRPEMTYEQLVQLAPFAPGLDDQQAAEQVEIQVKYEGYIARQQDEIEKQQRNENTLLPATLDYRQVNGLSNEVIAKLNDHKPSSIGQASRISGITPAAISILLVWLKKQGMLRRSA, from the coding sequence ATGTTTTATCCGGATCCTTTTGACGTCATTATCATTGGCGGGGGTCATGCAGGCACTGAGGCCGCGATGGCCGCAGCGCGTATGGGTCAGCAGACCCTGCTGTTGACACACAATATCGACACGCTGGGGCAGATGAGCTGCAACCCGGCGATCGGCGGTATTGGGAAAGGACACCTGGTAAAAGAAGTGGATGCGCTCGGCGGGCTGATGGCGAAGGCGATCGATCAGGCGGGTATTCAGTTTAGGATACTAAACGCCAGCAAAGGCCCGGCAGTCCGTGCGACACGTGCGCAGGCAGACCGCGTGCTTTACCGCCAGGCAGTGCGAACAGCGCTTGAAAACCAACCGAACCTGATGATCTTCCAGCAGGCGGTTGAAGATCTGATCGTCGAAAACGATCGCGTTGTGGGTGCCGTGACCCAGATGGGGCTCAAATTCCGTGCGAAAGCGGTGGTGCTGACCGTAGGGACCTTCCTCGACGGTAAAATCCATATTGGTCTTGATAACTACAGCGGTGGTCGTGCGGGCGATCCGCCATCGATTCCGCTGTCGCGTCGTCTGCGCGAACTGCCGCTGCGCGTCAGCCGCCTGAAAACCGGTACACCGCCGCGTATTGACGCGCGCACTATCGATTTCAGCGTTCTGGCCCAGCAGCATGGCGATAACCCGATGCCGGTGTTCTCGTTTATGGGCAACGTCGCGCAGCATCCGCGTCAGGTGCCGTGCTATGTCACGCATACCAATGAAAAAACCCACGATGTGATCCGCAATAACCTCGATCGCAGCCCGATGTATGCCGGTGTTATCGAAGGGATCGGCCCGCGTTACTGCCCGTCGATCGAAGATAAAGTCATGCGCTTTGCCGATCGCAATCAGCACCAGATCTTCCTTGAGCCGGAAGGACTAACCTCCAACGAAATCTACCCGAACGGTATCTCCACCAGCCTGCCGTTTGATGTGCAGATGCAAATTGTGCGTTCCATGCAGGGGATGGAAAACGCGAAGATTGTTCGCCCTGGCTACGCCATTGAGTACGACTTCTTCGATCCGCGCGATCTGAAACCTACGCTTGAAAGTAAATTTATTCAGGGTCTGTTCTTTGCCGGCCAGATTAACGGCACCACCGGGTACGAAGAAGCTGCGGCCCAGGGGCTGCTGGCGGGGCTTAATGCCGCGCGCTTCTCTGCCGAAAAAGAGGGCTGGGCGCCGCGTCGCGATCAGGCTTATCTTGGCGTACTGGTGGACGATCTCTGCACCCTGGGGACAAAAGAGCCGTACCGTATGTTTACCTCCCGCGCGGAGTACCGCCTGATGCTGCGCGAAGACAATGCCGATCTGCGCCTGACGGAAGCGGGTCGTGAGCTGGGTCTGGTGGATGACGAGCGCTGGGCGCGTTTCAACGAAAAACTGGAGACTATCGAGCGTGAACGTCAGCGCCTGAAATCTCAGTGGGTATCGCCAGCCTCTGAACATACGCCTGCTGTCAACGAACATCTGACTGCACCGTTATCGCGCGAAGCCAGCGGCGAAGATCTGCTGCGTCGTCCTGAGATGACCTACGAGCAACTGGTTCAGTTGGCGCCGTTCGCTCCGGGCCTGGACGATCAACAAGCTGCCGAGCAGGTGGAAATCCAGGTGAAATACGAGGGTTATATTGCGCGTCAGCAGGATGAGATCGAAAAACAGCAGCGCAATGAGAATACGCTGTTACCCGCAACGCTGGATTACCGCCAGGTTAACGGGCTTTCCAACGAAGTGATCGCCAAGCTTAACGATCATAAGCCGTCGTCCATTGGCCAGGCATCACGCATTTCCGGCATTACCCCGGCGGCGATCTCCATTCTGCTGGTGTGGCTGAAAAAACAAGGTATGCTGCGCCGTAGCGCCTAA
- the atpH gene encoding F0F1 ATP synthase subunit delta: MSEFVTVARPYAKAAFDFAVETQSVDRWQDMLAFAAEVTKNEDMAELISGALAPETLAKSFIAVCGEQLDDKGQNLIRVMAENGRIKVLPDVLEQFIQLRAASEAIAEVEVTSASALSEEQLSKIRAAMEKRLSRKVKLNCNIDKSVMAGVIIRAGDMVIDGSVRGRLERLADVLQS, encoded by the coding sequence ATGTCTGAATTTGTAACGGTAGCTCGCCCCTACGCCAAAGCAGCTTTTGACTTTGCCGTCGAAACTCAGAGCGTTGACCGCTGGCAGGATATGCTGGCGTTCGCCGCCGAGGTGACGAAAAATGAAGACATGGCAGAGCTTATCTCCGGCGCGTTAGCACCGGAAACGCTCGCTAAGTCGTTTATCGCAGTTTGTGGGGAGCAACTTGACGACAAAGGTCAGAACCTGATCCGGGTGATGGCTGAAAATGGTCGAATCAAAGTGCTTCCTGATGTTCTTGAGCAGTTTATTCAGTTACGCGCAGCCAGCGAGGCTATCGCAGAAGTCGAAGTGACTTCCGCGTCCGCACTGAGTGAAGAACAGCTTTCGAAGATCCGCGCCGCGATGGAAAAACGTCTGTCACGCAAAGTGAAGCTGAATTGCAATATCGATAAGTCTGTAATGGCAGGCGTAATCATCCGTGCGGGTGATATGGTCATTGATGGTAGCGTACGCGGCCGTCTTGAACGCCTTGCAGACGTCTTGCAGTCTTAA
- the asnC gene encoding transcriptional regulator AsnC: protein MENYQIDNLDRGILDALMANARTAYAELAKQFGVSPGTIHVRVEKMKQAGIITGARIDVSPKQLGYDVCCFIGIILKSAKDYPSALAKLESLEEVTEAYYTTGHYSIFIKVMCRSIDALQQVLINKIQTIDEIQSTETLISLQNPIMRTIRP from the coding sequence ATGGAAAATTATCAGATCGACAATCTGGACCGCGGCATCCTGGATGCCTTAATGGCAAATGCGCGTACCGCCTATGCCGAGCTTGCCAAACAGTTCGGCGTCAGCCCCGGCACTATTCACGTACGCGTAGAGAAAATGAAGCAGGCAGGGATCATTACCGGTGCGCGCATTGATGTAAGCCCGAAACAACTGGGATATGACGTCTGCTGTTTTATCGGCATTATTTTGAAAAGCGCCAAAGATTACCCCTCCGCGCTGGCGAAGCTGGAAAGTCTGGAAGAGGTGACCGAGGCTTATTACACCACCGGGCACTACAGCATCTTTATTAAGGTAATGTGTCGATCCATTGACGCCTTGCAGCAGGTACTTATCAACAAGATCCAAACAATTGATGAAATTCAATCCACGGAGACGCTGATCTCCCTGCAAAACCCGATCATGCGTACGATCCGCCCTTAA
- the rsmG gene encoding 16S rRNA (guanine(527)-N(7))-methyltransferase RsmG: MLNKLSRLLDEAGISLSDHQQQQLVAYVELLHKWNKAYNLTSVRDPNEMLIRHILDSVVVAPYLQGSRFIDVGTGPGLPGIPLSIVCPESHFTLLDSLGKRVRFLRQVQHELKLSNIEPVQSRVEDFPAQPPFDGVISRAFASLNDMVNWCRHLPGEEGRFYALKGLVPEEEIALLPADLCVETIVKLHVPHLDGERHLVVVKANKV; this comes from the coding sequence GTGCTTAACAAACTCTCTCGTCTGCTCGATGAAGCAGGTATTTCGTTGTCCGATCACCAGCAACAACAACTGGTGGCTTACGTCGAACTGCTGCACAAATGGAACAAAGCGTACAACCTGACTTCCGTACGCGATCCCAACGAGATGCTGATCCGCCATATCCTCGACAGTGTTGTGGTTGCGCCTTACCTGCAAGGTTCACGCTTTATTGACGTTGGGACCGGCCCCGGATTGCCTGGCATTCCGTTGTCTATCGTATGCCCTGAATCGCACTTCACGTTGCTCGACAGCCTTGGCAAACGGGTACGGTTTTTACGCCAGGTTCAGCATGAATTGAAACTGAGCAATATCGAACCGGTGCAGAGTCGTGTCGAAGATTTCCCGGCACAACCGCCATTTGACGGTGTTATCAGCCGCGCTTTTGCTTCGCTGAATGACATGGTGAACTGGTGCCGGCATTTGCCTGGCGAAGAAGGGCGTTTCTATGCGCTTAAAGGTTTAGTGCCGGAAGAGGAAATTGCGCTGTTACCCGCTGATTTGTGTGTAGAAACAATTGTTAAACTGCATGTTCCGCACCTGGATGGCGAGCGTCATTTAGTCGTCGTTAAAGCAAATAAAGTTTAA
- the atpI gene encoding F0F1 ATP synthase subunit I, with product MSVSLYSRNVARRLLLIQFLAVMASGLLFSLKDPFWGISAVCGGMAVLLPNMLFMIFAWRHQAHTPAKGRVAWTFAFGEALKVLMTFVLLVVALAVFKVAFLPLIVTWVSVLVVQILAPAVINNKG from the coding sequence ATGTCTGTGTCGCTCTATAGTCGAAACGTTGCTCGCAGGCTTCTGCTTATTCAGTTTCTGGCAGTAATGGCAAGTGGATTGCTGTTTAGCCTCAAAGACCCCTTCTGGGGCATTTCCGCCGTGTGCGGAGGTATGGCAGTCTTACTGCCGAATATGTTGTTTATGATTTTTGCCTGGCGTCATCAGGCGCATACACCCGCTAAAGGCCGCGTGGCTTGGACCTTCGCCTTCGGTGAAGCGCTCAAGGTGTTGATGACATTCGTGTTACTGGTGGTGGCGCTGGCGGTTTTCAAGGTGGCTTTTTTGCCGCTGATAGTCACGTGGGTTTCGGTGCTGGTAGTTCAGATACTGGCACCTGCTGTAATTAACAACAAAGGGTAA
- the atpG gene encoding F0F1 ATP synthase subunit gamma, with protein MAGAKEIRSKIASVQNTQKITKAMEMVAASKMRKSQDRMASSRPYADTMRKVIGHLANGNLEYKHPYLEERDVKRVGYLVVSTDRGLCGGLNINLFKKLLADMKAWSDKGVQSELAMIGSKGVSFFNSVGGNVVAQVTGMGDNPSLSELIGPVKVMLQAYDEGRLDKLYIVSNKFINTMSQVPTITQLLPLPAAEDEELKRKSWDYLYEPDPKALLDTLLRRYVESQVYQGVVENLASEQAARMVAMKAATDNGGSLIKELQLVYNKARQASITQELTEIVGGASAV; from the coding sequence ATGGCCGGCGCAAAAGAGATACGTAGTAAGATCGCAAGCGTCCAGAACACGCAGAAGATCACTAAAGCGATGGAGATGGTCGCCGCTTCCAAAATGCGTAAATCGCAGGATCGCATGGCGTCCAGCCGTCCTTATGCAGATACCATGCGCAAAGTGATTGGTCACCTTGCAAACGGTAATCTGGAATATAAGCACCCCTATCTGGAAGAACGCGACGTTAAACGCGTGGGCTACCTGGTGGTGTCGACCGACCGTGGTCTGTGCGGTGGTTTGAACATTAACCTGTTCAAAAAACTGCTGGCGGATATGAAAGCGTGGTCCGATAAAGGCGTTCAGAGCGAACTCGCGATGATCGGCTCTAAAGGCGTCTCTTTCTTTAATTCCGTAGGTGGCAACGTTGTCGCTCAGGTGACTGGTATGGGTGATAACCCGTCCTTGTCAGAGCTGATCGGCCCGGTAAAAGTAATGTTGCAAGCCTACGACGAAGGTCGTCTCGACAAGCTTTATATTGTTAGCAACAAATTTATCAACACCATGTCTCAGGTACCGACCATCACTCAGCTGCTGCCGTTACCGGCTGCAGAAGATGAAGAGTTGAAGCGTAAATCCTGGGATTATCTGTATGAACCTGATCCAAAAGCGCTGCTGGATACTCTCCTGCGTCGTTATGTTGAATCTCAGGTTTACCAGGGTGTTGTGGAAAACCTGGCCAGCGAGCAGGCCGCACGTATGGTGGCGATGAAAGCCGCGACCGACAATGGCGGCAGCCTGATTAAAGAGCTGCAGTTGGTATACAACAAAGCTCGTCAGGCCAGCATTACTCAGGAACTCACCGAAATCGTCGGTGGTGCATCCGCGGTATAA
- the atpF gene encoding F0F1 ATP synthase subunit B has translation MNLNATILGQAIAFVLFVLFCMKYVWPPLMAAIEKRQKEIADGLASAERAKKDLDLAQANATDQLKKAKAEAQVIIEQANKRRSQILDEAKAEAEQERTKIVAQAQAEIDAERKRAREELRKQVALLAVAGAEKIIERSVDEAANSDIVNKLVAEL, from the coding sequence GTGAATCTAAACGCAACAATCCTCGGCCAGGCCATCGCGTTTGTCCTGTTCGTTCTGTTCTGCATGAAGTACGTATGGCCGCCGTTAATGGCTGCCATCGAAAAACGTCAGAAAGAAATTGCTGACGGTCTTGCTTCCGCAGAACGAGCTAAAAAGGACCTTGACCTTGCACAGGCCAATGCGACCGACCAGCTGAAAAAAGCGAAAGCTGAAGCTCAGGTAATCATTGAACAGGCGAACAAACGTCGTTCTCAGATCCTGGACGAAGCGAAAGCAGAAGCCGAGCAGGAACGTACCAAAATCGTGGCGCAGGCGCAGGCGGAAATTGACGCCGAACGCAAACGCGCCCGCGAAGAGCTGCGTAAGCAAGTGGCTCTGCTGGCAGTAGCCGGCGCCGAGAAAATCATCGAGCGTTCCGTGGATGAAGCTGCTAACAGCGACATCGTGAATAAACTGGTCGCTGAACTGTAA
- the asnA gene encoding aspartate--ammonia ligase: MKTAYIARQRQIAFVKSFFSRQLKEKLGLIEVQAPILSRVGDGTQDNLSGCEKAVQVNVKTLPDARFEVVHSLAKWKRQTLGQHDFSAGEGLYTHMKALRPDEDRLSSIHSVYVDQWDWERVLGDDQRKLATLKSTVEAIWSGIKETEAAVSERFGLAPFLPEQIHFVHSEALLSRFPHLDAKGRERAIAKELGAVFLMGIGGKLSDGKRHDVRAPDYDDWSTAAEAGFSGLNGDILVWNPVLEDALELSSMGIRVDADTLKRQLKLTGDEDRLQLEWHQALLRGEMPQTIGGGIGQSRLTMLLLQLPHIGQVQCGVWPAHVREQVSGLL, from the coding sequence ATGAAAACCGCTTACATCGCCAGACAACGTCAGATTGCTTTCGTGAAATCTTTTTTCTCTCGCCAGCTTAAGGAGAAATTGGGGCTAATTGAAGTTCAGGCGCCGATCCTTAGCCGCGTGGGTGATGGCACGCAGGATAACCTGTCGGGGTGCGAAAAAGCGGTACAGGTCAATGTGAAAACGTTACCGGATGCCCGTTTCGAAGTGGTGCATTCACTGGCTAAATGGAAACGTCAGACGCTGGGCCAGCACGACTTCAGCGCCGGTGAAGGGCTATACACGCACATGAAAGCCCTGCGCCCGGATGAAGATCGCCTTTCTTCTATTCACTCCGTCTATGTGGATCAGTGGGATTGGGAACGCGTACTCGGTGATGATCAACGCAAGCTGGCCACGTTAAAAAGCACTGTAGAGGCGATCTGGTCAGGGATCAAAGAGACTGAAGCTGCCGTCAGCGAGCGATTTGGTCTGGCACCGTTCCTGCCAGAGCAGATCCACTTTGTACACAGCGAAGCGCTGCTCAGCCGCTTTCCGCATCTCGACGCCAAAGGTCGCGAGAGAGCGATCGCGAAAGAGCTGGGCGCGGTGTTCCTGATGGGCATTGGCGGCAAACTTAGCGACGGCAAGCGTCATGATGTGCGTGCGCCTGATTATGATGACTGGAGCACGGCTGCGGAAGCGGGTTTCAGCGGTTTGAATGGCGATATTCTGGTGTGGAACCCGGTACTGGAAGACGCGCTGGAACTGTCGTCGATGGGCATTCGCGTCGATGCCGACACCTTAAAACGCCAGTTAAAGCTGACCGGCGATGAAGATCGCTTACAACTGGAGTGGCACCAGGCGCTGTTGCGCGGTGAGATGCCACAAACTATCGGCGGCGGCATCGGTCAATCGCGCCTTACCATGCTGCTACTGCAATTACCGCACATCGGGCAAGTGCAGTGCGGCGTGTGGCCTGCGCACGTCCGCGAGCAGGTTTCCGGCCTGCTTTAA
- the atpB gene encoding F0F1 ATP synthase subunit A, translating to MSAGEYSTPQEYIGHHLNNLQIDLRTFSLVDPHNPPATFWTLNIDSMFFSVVLGLLFLVMFRSVAKKATSGVPGKFQTAIELVIGFVHGSVKDMYHGKSKLIAPLALTIFVWVFLMNLMDLLPIDFLPWIGEHVLGLPALRVVPSADVNITLSMALGVFILILFYSIKMKGIGGFAKELTLQPFNHPVFIPVNLILEGVSLLSKPVSLGLRLFGNMYAGELIFILIAGLLPWWSQWVLNVPWAIFHILIITLQAFIFMVLTIVYLSMASEEH from the coding sequence ATGTCTGCAGGAGAATACTCAACACCGCAGGAGTACATCGGTCACCATCTGAATAACCTTCAGATTGACCTGCGTACCTTCTCACTGGTGGATCCGCATAACCCCCCGGCCACTTTCTGGACGCTGAATATCGACTCCATGTTTTTCTCAGTGGTTCTGGGTCTGTTGTTCCTGGTGATGTTCCGTAGCGTAGCGAAAAAAGCCACCAGCGGTGTCCCGGGGAAATTCCAGACGGCGATTGAGCTGGTGATTGGTTTTGTTCATGGTAGCGTCAAAGACATGTACCACGGCAAAAGCAAGCTTATCGCACCACTGGCCCTGACGATCTTCGTCTGGGTATTCCTGATGAACCTGATGGATCTTTTGCCTATCGACTTCCTTCCGTGGATTGGCGAGCACGTCCTGGGTCTGCCTGCACTGCGCGTGGTGCCGTCTGCTGACGTCAACATCACCCTGTCGATGGCGCTGGGCGTATTTATCCTGATTCTGTTCTACAGCATCAAAATGAAGGGTATTGGCGGTTTCGCTAAAGAGCTGACTCTCCAGCCGTTCAACCATCCGGTATTTATTCCGGTAAACCTTATCCTTGAGGGCGTGAGCCTGCTGTCCAAACCGGTTTCACTCGGTCTGCGACTGTTCGGCAACATGTACGCGGGTGAGTTGATTTTCATTCTGATCGCGGGTCTTCTGCCGTGGTGGTCACAGTGGGTTCTGAATGTGCCGTGGGCCATTTTCCACATCCTGATTATTACGCTGCAAGCCTTTATCTTCATGGTTCTGACGATTGTCTATCTGTCGATGGCATCCGAAGAGCATTGA
- the mioC gene encoding FMN-binding protein MioC, with translation MADITLISGSTLGGAEYVAEHLAEKLEDAGFSTETLHGPLLEDLALQGTWLVVSSTHGAGDLPENLQPLLDDLNAQKPDLSQVRFGAIGIGSREYDTFCQAIEKLEASLTACGAKQIGETLKINILDHDIPEDPAEEWLGSWKNLLNTD, from the coding sequence ATGGCAGACATCACTCTTATTAGCGGCAGCACCCTTGGCGGCGCGGAATATGTGGCGGAACATCTGGCGGAAAAGCTGGAAGACGCGGGTTTCAGTACCGAGACGCTGCACGGCCCGCTTTTAGAGGATCTTGCTTTGCAGGGCACCTGGCTGGTGGTGAGTTCGACCCATGGTGCGGGCGATCTGCCCGAAAACCTGCAGCCGCTTTTAGACGATTTGAACGCGCAAAAACCGGATCTCTCCCAGGTACGCTTTGGCGCTATTGGTATCGGTAGCCGCGAATATGACACGTTCTGTCAGGCGATCGAAAAACTGGAAGCTTCATTAACGGCGTGCGGAGCAAAACAGATCGGCGAAACGCTGAAGATCAACATCCTTGATCACGATATTCCGGAAGATCCAGCGGAAGAATGGCTGGGATCCTGGAAAAATTTACTCAATACCGATTAA
- the atpE gene encoding F0F1 ATP synthase subunit C has translation MENLNMDLLYLAAAVMMGLAAIGAAIGIGILGGKFLEGAARQPDLIPLLRTQFFIVMGLVDAIPMIAVGLGLYVMFAVA, from the coding sequence ATGGAAAACCTGAATATGGATCTGCTGTACTTGGCTGCCGCTGTGATGATGGGTCTGGCGGCAATCGGTGCTGCGATCGGTATCGGCATCCTCGGGGGTAAATTCCTGGAAGGCGCTGCGCGTCAGCCGGATCTGATTCCTCTGCTGCGTACTCAGTTCTTTATCGTTATGGGTCTGGTGGATGCTATCCCGATGATCGCTGTGGGTCTGGGTCTGTACGTGATGTTTGCTGTCGCGTAG
- the atpA gene encoding F0F1 ATP synthase subunit alpha has product MQLNSTEISELIKQRIAQFSVVSEAHNEGTIVSVSDGVIRIHGLADCMQGEMISLPGNRYAIALNLERDSVGAVVMGPYADLAEGMKVKCTGRILEVPVGRGLLGRVVNTLGAPIDGKGPVDNDGFSPIEVIAPGVIDRQSVDQPVQTGYKSVDAMIPIGRGQRELIIGDRQTGKTAMAIDAIINQRDSGIKCVYVAIGQKASTIANVVRKLEEHGALSNTIVVVATASESAALQYLAPYAGCAMGEYFRDRGEDALIVYDDLSKQAVAYRQVSLLLRRPPGREAFPGDVFYLHSRLLERASRVNAEYVENFTKGEVKGKTGSLTALPIIETQAGDVSAFVPTNVISITDGQIFLETNLFNSGIRPAVNPGISVSRVGGAAQTKIIKKLSGGIRTALAQYRELAAFSQFASDLDEATRKQLSHGQKVTELLKQKQYAPMSVAQQGLVLFAAERGYLEDVELAKIGSFEAALLAFADRDHAPLMQEINQSGGYNDEIEGKLKGLLDSFKATQSW; this is encoded by the coding sequence ATGCAACTGAATTCCACCGAAATCAGCGAACTGATCAAGCAGCGCATTGCTCAGTTCAGTGTTGTGAGCGAAGCTCACAACGAAGGTACTATTGTTTCTGTAAGTGACGGTGTTATCCGCATCCACGGCCTGGCCGACTGTATGCAGGGCGAGATGATTTCTCTGCCGGGTAACCGTTACGCTATCGCACTGAACCTGGAGCGCGACTCCGTAGGTGCAGTTGTGATGGGTCCATACGCTGACCTCGCCGAAGGCATGAAGGTGAAGTGTACTGGCCGTATTCTGGAAGTTCCGGTTGGCCGTGGCCTGCTTGGCCGTGTGGTCAACACCCTGGGCGCGCCGATCGACGGTAAAGGTCCGGTTGATAACGATGGCTTCTCGCCAATCGAAGTTATCGCCCCGGGCGTTATCGATCGTCAGTCCGTCGATCAGCCGGTACAGACGGGTTATAAATCCGTTGACGCCATGATCCCAATTGGTCGTGGTCAGCGTGAATTGATCATCGGTGACCGTCAGACCGGTAAAACCGCGATGGCAATCGATGCGATCATCAACCAGCGCGATTCCGGCATCAAATGCGTATACGTCGCTATCGGCCAGAAAGCTTCTACCATTGCTAACGTGGTACGTAAGCTGGAAGAGCACGGCGCACTGTCCAACACCATCGTTGTTGTGGCAACCGCTTCTGAATCTGCTGCACTGCAATACCTGGCGCCGTATGCCGGTTGCGCAATGGGTGAATACTTCCGCGACCGCGGCGAAGATGCGCTGATCGTATACGATGACCTGTCCAAACAGGCAGTTGCTTACCGCCAGGTTTCCCTGCTGCTCCGTCGTCCGCCGGGACGTGAAGCATTCCCGGGCGACGTATTCTATCTCCACTCTCGTCTGCTGGAGCGCGCATCCCGCGTTAATGCTGAATACGTTGAAAACTTCACCAAAGGTGAAGTGAAAGGTAAAACCGGTTCTCTGACCGCACTGCCGATCATTGAAACCCAGGCGGGTGACGTTTCTGCGTTCGTTCCGACCAACGTAATTTCTATTACCGATGGTCAGATCTTCCTGGAAACCAACCTGTTTAACTCCGGTATTCGTCCGGCGGTTAACCCGGGTATCTCCGTATCTCGTGTGGGTGGTGCAGCTCAGACCAAGATCATCAAAAAACTGTCCGGTGGTATTCGTACCGCACTGGCGCAGTATCGTGAACTGGCGGCGTTCTCGCAGTTTGCGTCCGATCTGGATGAAGCGACCCGTAAACAGCTGAGCCACGGTCAGAAAGTGACCGAGCTGCTGAAACAGAAACAGTATGCCCCTATGTCTGTTGCACAACAGGGCCTGGTGCTGTTCGCAGCTGAGCGCGGTTACCTCGAAGATGTGGAACTGGCGAAAATCGGTAGCTTCGAAGCCGCTCTGTTGGCTTTCGCTGACCGTGATCACGCTCCGCTGATGCAAGAGATCAACCAGTCCGGTGGCTATAACGACGAAATCGAAGGCAAGCTGAAAGGCCTCCTCGATTCCTTCAAAGCAACCCAATCCTGGTAA